One genomic segment of Myxococcales bacterium includes these proteins:
- a CDS encoding aminotransferase class V-fold PLP-dependent enzyme, which produces MPRASYKRFFRRFLDAGGPRLHFAAHSHHLWPDVSFDAQAQAWLDAATHVDQKWDVIFGKLWPRAQAHVARVLDLPDAATVAFAPSTHELVVRLLSSLDAPKPRVLTTDSEFHSFSRQARRLEESGDLAVTRVPVREPQTFVARFAEAASSQPFDLIFLSHVFFDSGHVTEPLERIVSSVRDDKTVVVIDGYHAFMALPTSLRELAPRIFYVAGGYKYAMSGEGVCFLHAPPGYAERPRNTGWFAAFGALASAGGGVDYAPGGGRFLGATFDPTALYRFVAVMDWLEREGLSVEVIDAHVRHLEERFIEALDAAALPISSRDLTSSLDHKQRAHFLSFETPRAKAHYDKLLAAGVVTDVRGDRLRIGFGLYHDDEDVLALIERMRACG; this is translated from the coding sequence ATGCCGCGAGCGAGTTACAAGCGCTTCTTCCGCCGCTTTCTCGATGCCGGAGGCCCTCGCCTCCACTTCGCGGCGCACAGCCATCACCTCTGGCCCGACGTCAGCTTCGACGCGCAGGCGCAGGCGTGGCTCGACGCCGCCACGCACGTCGATCAGAAGTGGGACGTCATCTTTGGCAAGCTCTGGCCGCGCGCGCAAGCGCACGTGGCTCGCGTCCTCGACCTCCCCGACGCGGCCACCGTCGCCTTCGCGCCGAGCACGCACGAGCTCGTGGTGCGACTCCTGTCGTCGCTCGACGCACCGAAGCCGCGCGTCCTCACGACCGACAGCGAGTTTCACTCGTTCTCAAGGCAAGCGCGGCGCCTGGAAGAGAGCGGCGACCTTGCGGTCACGCGCGTGCCGGTGCGCGAGCCGCAGACCTTCGTGGCGCGCTTTGCGGAGGCTGCGAGCAGCCAGCCGTTCGACCTCATCTTCTTGAGCCACGTGTTCTTCGACTCAGGGCACGTGACAGAGCCGCTCGAGCGCATCGTCTCGTCGGTGCGGGACGACAAGACCGTCGTGGTCATCGATGGCTACCACGCGTTCATGGCCCTCCCGACGTCGCTGCGTGAGCTAGCGCCGCGCATCTTCTACGTGGCCGGCGGGTACAAGTACGCCATGAGCGGCGAAGGCGTGTGCTTCTTGCATGCTCCACCCGGCTACGCGGAGCGGCCGCGAAACACGGGGTGGTTCGCCGCCTTCGGTGCGCTCGCGAGCGCTGGCGGCGGCGTGGACTACGCGCCCGGTGGCGGCCGCTTTCTGGGAGCGACGTTCGATCCGACCGCGCTTTACCGCTTCGTGGCCGTCATGGATTGGCTCGAGCGCGAGGGCCTCAGCGTCGAGGTCATCGACGCCCACGTGCGCCACCTCGAAGAGCGCTTCATCGAAGCGCTCGACGCGGCGGCCCTTCCGATTTCGTCGCGCGATCTGACGAGCTCCCTGGACCACAAGCAGCGCGCACACTTCCTGTCGTTCGAGACGCCACGCGCGAAGGCGCACTACGACAAGCTCCTCGCGGCGGGCGTCGTCACCGACGTTCGCGGCGATCGCCTGCGCATCGGCTTCGGCCTCTACCACGATGACGAAGACGTCTTAGCGCTCATCGAGCGCATGCGCGCGTGTGGGTAG
- a CDS encoding radical SAM protein, whose product MNTRLRLSDAFHYLMNEANDRAYVLDRAGKRSASVLNGDAFELLVGSDTSWQDDPEFEQFLLGAKAAGWLTERVQATDPVLRRIRRRHHLKRLQYEVNLVCNLECAHCYCSSSPRASQGMPTEFVLDVVRQAAELGVVHFDVTGGEPLVRRDIMEILRAISERGMIPGLYSNGTLVTPEKAEQIFAAGVRWAQVSLDARTPALHDELRGKPGAFDRAVNGIRALKAAGVRVRVAVCLSTRNVHEVDEMVAFFRDDLDVEVGLDRVIPAGRGCSSERPLAIASAKYYEIIRRLVRHGPVAGKACDAIGREDDASSVEPSCGVGSSYLFLKHDGRAALCPTMTEAESPDFVQADLQTMSLEDAWERFPTFERYRGVQCENATACPSGKRCAGGCRSNAYLLHGRVDSPDELNCNIHKNEGPGYRAMLDEYEALRAQGKMPARRPQWDVPTAPRRSLRVVA is encoded by the coding sequence ATGAACACGCGACTTCGATTGTCAGACGCGTTCCACTACTTGATGAACGAGGCGAACGACCGAGCGTACGTCCTCGATCGCGCGGGCAAACGGTCGGCGTCGGTGCTCAACGGCGACGCCTTCGAGCTCCTCGTCGGCAGCGACACATCGTGGCAGGACGACCCAGAATTTGAGCAATTTCTGCTTGGCGCCAAGGCCGCTGGTTGGTTGACCGAGCGGGTACAGGCCACCGACCCCGTGCTCCGTCGCATCCGCCGGCGACATCACCTCAAGCGACTCCAGTACGAGGTCAACCTCGTCTGCAATCTGGAGTGCGCGCACTGCTATTGCTCGTCGTCGCCTCGCGCATCGCAGGGCATGCCGACCGAGTTCGTGCTCGACGTCGTCCGCCAGGCGGCCGAGCTCGGCGTTGTGCACTTCGACGTCACGGGCGGCGAGCCGCTGGTACGCCGTGACATCATGGAGATCCTGCGCGCCATCTCGGAGCGGGGGATGATCCCGGGCCTCTACAGCAACGGAACGCTGGTCACGCCGGAGAAGGCGGAGCAGATCTTCGCGGCGGGCGTCCGCTGGGCGCAGGTGTCGCTGGACGCTCGGACGCCGGCGCTCCACGACGAGCTGCGGGGAAAGCCCGGCGCCTTCGATCGCGCTGTAAACGGGATTCGCGCGCTGAAGGCCGCCGGGGTCCGCGTTCGAGTAGCCGTTTGTCTCAGCACCCGGAATGTCCACGAAGTGGACGAGATGGTCGCCTTCTTCCGCGACGACCTCGACGTGGAGGTGGGCCTCGATCGAGTCATTCCCGCCGGTCGCGGATGCTCATCGGAGCGGCCGCTCGCGATCGCGAGCGCGAAGTACTACGAAATCATTCGCCGCCTGGTCCGGCACGGGCCGGTGGCCGGGAAGGCGTGCGACGCCATCGGACGAGAAGACGACGCGTCGTCAGTCGAGCCGAGCTGCGGCGTCGGGTCGAGCTACCTGTTCTTGAAGCACGATGGGCGCGCGGCGCTGTGCCCAACGATGACGGAGGCCGAGTCGCCCGACTTCGTACAGGCCGATCTTCAGACGATGTCGCTCGAAGACGCGTGGGAGCGCTTTCCCACTTTCGAGCGCTACCGGGGAGTGCAATGCGAGAACGCCACGGCGTGCCCGAGTGGCAAGCGTTGCGCTGGAGGATGCCGCAGCAACGCGTACCTCCTTCATGGCCGGGTCGACTCTCCCGACGAGCTCAACTGCAACATTCACAAGAACGAAGGCCCCGGCTATCGCGCGATGCTGGACGAATACGAAGCGCTCCGCGCGCAGGGCAAGATGCCGGCGCGGAGGCCCCAGTGGGACGTTCCGACGGCCCCGCGCCGCTCGCTGCGGGTGGTCGCATGA
- a CDS encoding class I SAM-dependent methyltransferase yields the protein MIPPHRAIYDAAHLYELAFDFRDFAAEVRFLEDAFVSRRGRPLRSFLELAAGPARHAIELGARGIDVAALDLSPSMRNLALLRAAERGVSLDYTLGDMVAFARTPRVDLAANMLSSATYILSDERFVAHLRAVGAALVADGMYVIELPHPSGLEGRSTVQESWTVSRPAGVIDVSWSTGSTRGSISTCVARMNFRSPTGAVLEIEDEADERIFRVEEIERFAAASGCFTVEAVRGALREDTALDEPAAWRLVVILKKTAPVAARSTLE from the coding sequence GTGATTCCTCCCCATCGCGCCATCTACGACGCCGCGCACCTCTACGAGCTCGCGTTCGACTTCCGCGATTTTGCGGCCGAGGTCAGGTTCCTCGAGGACGCGTTCGTCTCGCGCCGTGGTCGGCCGCTTCGGTCCTTCTTGGAACTCGCCGCCGGCCCGGCGCGTCATGCCATCGAGCTGGGAGCGCGCGGCATCGACGTGGCGGCCCTGGACCTGTCGCCGAGCATGCGCAACTTGGCGCTCCTTCGCGCCGCGGAGCGAGGCGTCTCGCTCGACTACACGCTCGGCGACATGGTCGCGTTCGCCAGAACGCCGCGCGTGGACCTGGCTGCGAACATGCTCAGTTCGGCGACCTACATCCTCAGCGACGAGCGTTTCGTGGCGCACCTCCGTGCCGTCGGTGCGGCACTCGTCGCGGACGGCATGTACGTCATCGAGCTGCCGCACCCTTCCGGGCTCGAGGGCCGGTCGACCGTCCAGGAGTCGTGGACGGTCTCCCGCCCTGCCGGCGTGATCGACGTCTCGTGGTCCACTGGCTCCACACGCGGCTCGATCTCGACCTGCGTCGCGCGGATGAACTTCCGCTCGCCCACCGGAGCGGTGCTGGAGATCGAAGACGAGGCGGATGAGCGCATCTTCCGAGTCGAGGAGATCGAGCGTTTCGCGGCGGCGTCGGGGTGCTTCACGGTCGAAGCGGTGCGCGGCGCGCTACGCGAGGACACGGCCCTGGACGAACCGGCGGCGTGGCGACTCGTGGTGATCCTGAAGAAGACGGCCCCCGTGGCCGCGAGGAGCACGTTGGAATGA
- a CDS encoding arginase family protein, protein MTSPIHVAAFEGTSRVAGIALGALRLLTALRECSGAMLDAPGEASSRLATYFESPVIVREVTKNSAMVCRKVRAAAEAGNCRLLLGGEHLVTFPVLEVMVKRHPGLKLVVLDAHHDAYPHPVLNHWSLFHFATRELEIPTLVVGARHELDRADSACQILSADDVRERGVDAALDRIGDFVGGAPFYFSVDVDVVDPRTLRAVSDPVPGGISGDELLALVRGVLGRQPVAMDVVEYNALRDHDASGLAVLRPMLVEVARWLA, encoded by the coding sequence ATGACAAGCCCGATCCACGTGGCAGCCTTCGAGGGGACCTCGCGGGTCGCCGGAATCGCGCTCGGTGCGCTCCGTCTCTTGACGGCCCTCCGCGAGTGCTCCGGCGCGATGCTGGACGCCCCGGGCGAAGCCTCGTCACGACTCGCCACCTACTTCGAGTCTCCCGTCATCGTCCGCGAAGTCACGAAAAACTCGGCGATGGTGTGTCGCAAAGTTCGCGCGGCGGCCGAAGCCGGCAACTGCCGACTGCTCCTTGGCGGTGAGCACCTCGTCACCTTTCCGGTCCTGGAGGTGATGGTGAAGCGTCACCCGGGCCTCAAGCTCGTCGTGCTCGACGCGCACCACGACGCGTACCCCCACCCAGTGCTGAACCACTGGAGCTTGTTCCACTTCGCCACGCGCGAGCTCGAGATCCCGACGCTGGTCGTCGGCGCCAGGCACGAGCTCGACCGGGCCGACTCGGCGTGCCAGATCCTCTCGGCCGACGACGTGCGCGAACGGGGTGTCGATGCCGCTCTGGACCGCATCGGTGACTTCGTGGGAGGTGCTCCCTTCTACTTCAGCGTAGACGTCGATGTCGTCGACCCCAGGACGCTGCGCGCCGTTTCGGACCCGGTGCCAGGCGGGATATCCGGCGACGAGCTCCTGGCCCTCGTGAGAGGCGTCCTTGGCCGGCAGCCGGTGGCGATGGACGTCGTGGAGTACAACGCGCTCCGCGATCACGACGCGAGCGGGCTCGCCGTCCTCCGGCCCATGCTCGTTGAGGTTGCACGATGGCTCGCATGA
- a CDS encoding class I SAM-dependent methyltransferase yields the protein MSRTSERWSADEIFCDARAYDLAFAWDVSRELDVVLAIANVRSADGPLLLPACGTGRYALALAERGFDVDGSDINDGMLAIARSRPHPRARYVNADMTRSLGDRTYAAAFTFTNSFRYILDEDDVAAHFREMHARLRSGATYVIDLGLTMGHKAHGAGARWTVRYDDCVVRATWSLVAVTPPLSLERARIVVENVDGTTNEVTSDQPQRVWSLDTLTRAAEAAGFRVRAHRTNGCLAAPPVGDGRFYVALDRLGGPE from the coding sequence ATGAGCCGAACCTCGGAACGTTGGAGTGCAGACGAGATTTTCTGCGACGCGCGGGCCTACGATCTCGCCTTTGCGTGGGACGTGAGCCGCGAGCTCGACGTCGTTCTCGCGATCGCGAACGTCCGCTCCGCGGACGGGCCACTTCTCCTCCCCGCGTGCGGCACCGGCCGCTACGCTCTCGCGCTCGCGGAGCGTGGCTTCGACGTCGACGGCTCCGACATCAACGACGGGATGCTCGCGATCGCGCGAAGCCGACCGCACCCACGAGCGCGCTACGTCAACGCGGACATGACGCGCTCACTCGGCGACCGGACCTACGCCGCCGCATTTACCTTCACGAACTCGTTCCGATACATCCTCGACGAAGACGACGTGGCCGCGCACTTTCGCGAGATGCACGCCCGGCTCCGGAGCGGCGCGACGTACGTGATCGACCTGGGGCTAACGATGGGCCACAAGGCACACGGCGCGGGCGCACGCTGGACGGTTCGCTACGACGACTGCGTGGTTCGAGCGACATGGTCGCTCGTCGCCGTCACGCCCCCGCTCTCGCTCGAGCGAGCGCGCATCGTCGTCGAGAACGTCGACGGAACGACCAACGAGGTCACGTCTGACCAGCCGCAGCGGGTGTGGTCGCTCGATACGCTCACTCGCGCGGCGGAGGCCGCTGGCTTCCGCGTGCGAGCCCATCGCACCAACGGATGCCTCGCGGCGCCGCCCGTTGGCGACGGTCGCTTCTACGTTGCCCTGGACCGTCTCGGAGGCCCCGAATGA
- a CDS encoding 2OG-Fe(II) oxygenase encodes MSTANAMAKSSTHAEPVHEMRYALASTPLYRFLGDGMVEVHTTKKLLVPREAFDVLMLFAEPLTVAEAQRRTPGYSYDDVLAIVGMLHDRELVVPAPAAHMAPIPEDTEVDGKKFADLFRRDVFDASGAFAGIAEHLAAGRAIVIPNALRPAVADQLHDELYRDDVRWQVVEEFDQISHFRFRSLDLERHLPPAALAVRSLARAPSTKAMMERLSGRDCSGHLEFSSSWYRPGDYTHPHDDAQSHRSVVAVLNLSKDWNPEWGGGLFWAPNGTLIEPRFNTLTLFNVSRAAVHMVIPVSPLAHKKRLTLNMWWCNRSPPPPIDKTHRKHSRANAAGITPHAYGAAAIELADGITAL; translated from the coding sequence ATGAGCACGGCAAACGCGATGGCGAAGTCAAGCACCCACGCCGAACCAGTCCACGAGATGCGTTACGCACTCGCGTCGACGCCTCTCTACCGCTTCCTCGGGGATGGGATGGTTGAGGTGCACACGACCAAGAAACTCCTGGTGCCTCGCGAAGCGTTCGATGTGCTGATGCTCTTCGCCGAGCCGCTCACCGTCGCCGAGGCTCAGCGGCGCACCCCGGGTTATTCGTACGACGATGTCCTGGCGATCGTAGGCATGTTGCACGACCGCGAGCTCGTGGTCCCGGCACCGGCCGCACACATGGCACCGATCCCGGAGGACACCGAAGTCGACGGCAAGAAGTTCGCCGACCTCTTCCGCCGTGACGTGTTCGACGCTTCCGGGGCCTTCGCGGGGATCGCGGAGCACCTCGCCGCAGGCCGCGCGATAGTCATTCCCAACGCGCTGCGTCCCGCAGTCGCGGACCAGCTTCACGATGAACTCTACCGAGATGACGTGAGGTGGCAGGTCGTCGAGGAGTTCGATCAGATCAGCCACTTTCGCTTCCGCAGCCTAGACTTGGAGCGCCACCTCCCGCCAGCCGCGCTGGCGGTGCGGTCGTTGGCGCGCGCGCCAAGCACCAAGGCGATGATGGAGCGCCTCTCGGGGCGCGACTGCAGCGGGCATCTGGAGTTTAGCTCGAGCTGGTACCGCCCCGGCGACTACACGCACCCGCACGACGACGCGCAGTCTCACAGGAGCGTCGTGGCGGTCCTGAACTTGAGCAAGGACTGGAATCCCGAGTGGGGCGGTGGCCTCTTCTGGGCGCCTAACGGCACCTTGATCGAGCCGCGATTCAATACCCTCACGCTCTTCAACGTGTCGCGCGCGGCCGTGCACATGGTCATCCCAGTCTCGCCGCTGGCCCACAAGAAACGCCTCACGCTCAACATGTGGTGGTGCAACCGCTCGCCGCCTCCGCCGATCGACAAGACACACCGAAAACACTCGCGTGCGAACGCGGCGGGGATCACGCCGCACGCCTACGGTGCCGCGGCCATCGAACTCGCCGACGGAATCACGGCGCTTTGA